One window from the genome of Salisaeta longa DSM 21114 encodes:
- a CDS encoding Eco57I restriction-modification methylase domain-containing protein produces MAQARLGLKRPRIVQQAVNDLATASNEDRGAILTRPEVVRFILDLAGYTTDQNLCSFRLLDPSCGHGAFVCEAVSRLLTSGQPAVEQIEGAIRAVELNDASYRRTRKRLHDLLSNADIDPAGIDHLLDAWVTQDDFLLADIEGPFTHVVGNPPYIRHEQIPDVLTAAYKQRYDCIQGRADLYVPFIERGLDLLSADGQLAYICPDRWVKNAYGKGLRRRIDRAFHVSAFVDMTGTAAFAQKATAYPSIFLIERARSSSASTSIVRRPAIDDLTALVAPLRQQKKNARVHVLPRVTDDDQPWLLDRPEEVAILRGIEERFPTIEDIGCKVGIGVATGADDIFVRQSLPVEGSRQLPVVKTADIQEGKLDWGGYHVLNLFNTDGSLVDLSEYPKLAVYLKKHEERIRNRYIARKYPDQWYRTIDKIHTALLKRPKLLIPDIKGEAAVAYDPGSLYPHHNVYYVVSDDWDLQALQAVLRSTIAEFFIAIYSVWMRGNYLRFQAQYLRRIRVPRWDDVSRTMRDRLREAARQDQSACDTVTFDLFGLSDREAAVIRAAVGDVKS; encoded by the coding sequence ATGGCTCAGGCACGCCTCGGCTTGAAACGACCGCGCATCGTCCAGCAGGCGGTCAATGACTTGGCTACAGCGAGTAATGAAGACCGAGGTGCGATTTTGACGCGCCCCGAAGTGGTACGGTTCATTTTGGACTTGGCCGGATACACCACCGACCAAAATCTGTGCTCGTTTCGGCTGCTGGATCCGTCGTGTGGCCATGGTGCGTTCGTGTGCGAGGCTGTGAGCCGCCTCCTCACCTCGGGACAACCTGCCGTTGAGCAGATTGAAGGCGCAATTCGTGCAGTTGAGCTGAACGATGCGTCGTACCGGCGCACGCGCAAACGTCTTCACGACTTGCTTTCAAATGCGGACATCGATCCGGCGGGCATAGACCATCTGCTTGACGCTTGGGTGACTCAAGACGACTTCTTGCTTGCCGATATCGAAGGGCCTTTTACCCACGTGGTCGGCAATCCGCCCTACATTCGCCATGAGCAGATCCCAGACGTCCTGACGGCGGCGTACAAGCAGCGCTACGATTGCATTCAGGGCCGGGCGGACCTCTATGTCCCATTTATTGAACGCGGGCTAGACCTGTTAAGCGCCGATGGCCAGCTTGCTTACATCTGCCCGGATCGATGGGTCAAAAACGCATATGGCAAAGGCCTGCGCCGACGCATCGACCGAGCATTTCATGTCTCAGCCTTTGTGGATATGACGGGCACCGCGGCCTTTGCACAAAAAGCCACAGCCTATCCCAGCATTTTCCTGATCGAACGGGCGCGGTCGTCCTCTGCATCAACAAGCATTGTTCGCCGCCCCGCGATCGATGACTTGACCGCTTTGGTGGCACCGTTGCGTCAGCAAAAAAAGAACGCCCGGGTCCACGTCCTTCCTCGTGTGACCGATGACGACCAACCGTGGCTGTTGGATCGTCCAGAGGAGGTGGCGATTCTGCGTGGAATCGAGGAGCGGTTTCCGACAATTGAAGACATCGGATGCAAGGTTGGGATAGGGGTTGCCACCGGAGCAGATGATATTTTTGTTCGCCAATCACTACCCGTGGAAGGGTCCCGTCAACTGCCCGTGGTGAAGACTGCTGACATCCAAGAGGGGAAGCTTGATTGGGGGGGCTATCATGTCCTCAACTTATTCAACACAGATGGCAGCCTGGTAGACCTTTCCGAGTATCCGAAGTTGGCGGTATATCTCAAGAAGCACGAGGAGCGGATTCGTAATCGCTACATCGCCCGAAAATATCCCGACCAATGGTATCGTACGATTGACAAGATCCACACAGCACTTCTGAAGCGACCCAAGCTGCTCATCCCCGACATCAAGGGAGAAGCCGCTGTGGCCTATGATCCGGGCTCTCTCTATCCGCATCACAATGTCTATTATGTGGTCTCGGACGACTGGGATCTGCAGGCACTGCAAGCTGTGCTTCGATCGACGATTGCCGAGTTCTTCATTGCCATCTATTCGGTCTGGATGCGGGGCAATTACTTGCGTTTTCAGGCCCAGTATCTGCGCCGCATTCGCGTGCCCCGTTGGGACGACGTGTCGCGTACGATGCGTGACCGTCTGCGTGAGGCCGCTCGGCAAGATCAATCGGCCTGCGATACGGTCACGTTTGACTTATTTGGACTCTCTGATCGCGAGGCAGCGGTTATTCGTGCTGCAGTGGGCGACGTAAAGTCGTAG
- a CDS encoding histone H1-like protein, with translation MSKFEERYAELTDTVEEAEEDLMKFYEKGNKAAGTRARKSMMALKKLAHEIRQEIQDIKNNEL, from the coding sequence ATGAGCAAATTTGAAGAGCGTTACGCAGAGCTGACAGACACCGTAGAAGAGGCCGAAGAGGACCTCATGAAGTTCTACGAGAAGGGCAACAAGGCTGCCGGGACCCGTGCCCGTAAGAGCATGATGGCCCTCAAGAAGCTGGCCCACGAGATTCGCCAAGAGATCCAAGACATCAAAAACAACGAGCTTTAA
- a CDS encoding DMT family transporter yields MKRTDWLSDASLLATVCIWGANFPILKAALAVMHPHAINVFRFLIAAVVLGALYVWKRPADESFTAPLRSHGYRIAGLGLLGYVVYQVFFIIGVHNTTAGSAALILASAPLWTALVGRVFGYETLRPGQWIGLVCSLVGTALVIIAGANDVGLGAGSLYGNLMMLAGAMLWGSYTGLNKSVVDDVSPVATAFWGIVVALPFLVAVGVPYLPAVEWAAVGPWTWAAVVYSGALSIGLAFAIWTTAVRNVGASNTAVYNNLVPFVALIGGAVFLEEPIHALQIGGGVLIIVGLVLMRRLRPNKTAA; encoded by the coding sequence ATGAAACGCACGGATTGGCTCTCGGACGCGTCGCTTCTTGCCACCGTGTGCATCTGGGGCGCAAACTTTCCCATCTTGAAGGCGGCCCTCGCGGTGATGCACCCGCACGCCATCAACGTCTTCCGCTTCCTCATTGCGGCGGTCGTGCTGGGCGCGCTGTACGTGTGGAAGCGCCCGGCCGACGAGTCGTTTACGGCGCCGCTCCGGTCGCACGGCTACCGCATTGCCGGGTTGGGCCTGCTGGGCTACGTGGTGTATCAGGTTTTCTTCATCATTGGCGTACACAACACCACGGCCGGTAGCGCGGCCCTCATCCTGGCCTCGGCGCCGCTGTGGACGGCCCTCGTGGGGCGCGTGTTCGGGTACGAGACGCTCCGTCCGGGGCAGTGGATCGGGCTGGTGTGCTCGCTGGTCGGCACGGCGCTCGTCATCATTGCGGGCGCAAACGATGTGGGCCTCGGGGCGGGCAGCCTCTACGGCAACCTCATGATGCTCGCCGGGGCCATGCTCTGGGGCAGCTACACGGGCCTCAACAAGTCCGTGGTCGACGACGTCTCGCCCGTGGCCACGGCGTTTTGGGGCATTGTCGTGGCGCTGCCGTTCCTGGTGGCGGTGGGCGTGCCGTACCTGCCGGCCGTGGAGTGGGCCGCCGTGGGGCCGTGGACGTGGGCTGCGGTGGTGTACTCGGGCGCGCTCTCCATCGGGTTGGCGTTTGCCATCTGGACGACCGCCGTGCGCAACGTGGGGGCGTCCAACACTGCGGTCTACAACAACCTCGTGCCGTTTGTGGCGCTCATCGGCGGCGCGGTCTTTCTGGAAGAGCCCATCCACGCGCTGCAAATTGGCGGCGGCGTCCTGATTATTGTGGGCCTCGTGCTCATGCGCCGCCTGCGCCCCAACAAAACGGCGGCGTAG
- a CDS encoding PaeR7I family type II restriction endonuclease, whose amino-acid sequence MALDLANYEARAEEAVRLFWETRGKARAAQEERRTVSDRGNRAAVTAGKNMDGFIGLIKQIVIANGLGPGAIYSGAETETAHRHVTLPGFYRPVKDWDFLVIHKNQLVAALEFKSQIGPSFGNNFNNRCEEAIGMASDLWVAYREGTFGDIPRPFLGYIMLLEDDEGSRRPVSIRSEHFDTLEVFENASYAKRYDVMLRHLMQERLYDAGTLLLSSKEEGPSGIYTELGPPTGLKRLVSGLAGHVATSSVT is encoded by the coding sequence ATGGCATTGGACCTAGCTAATTACGAAGCTCGTGCGGAGGAAGCCGTCCGTCTTTTCTGGGAGACGCGTGGAAAGGCGCGTGCAGCGCAGGAGGAACGAAGAACGGTTTCCGATCGGGGCAACCGTGCGGCTGTCACTGCTGGCAAGAACATGGATGGCTTTATTGGCCTGATCAAGCAGATCGTAATAGCCAATGGCCTTGGCCCAGGGGCTATTTACAGCGGCGCTGAGACTGAGACGGCCCATCGTCATGTGACCTTGCCTGGATTCTATCGACCCGTAAAAGACTGGGATTTCCTGGTAATCCACAAGAACCAGCTGGTGGCCGCCCTGGAATTCAAATCACAGATTGGCCCCTCTTTTGGCAACAACTTTAACAATCGATGCGAAGAGGCAATCGGTATGGCCTCTGATTTATGGGTAGCATACCGCGAGGGCACATTCGGAGACATTCCGCGGCCGTTTTTGGGATACATCATGCTACTGGAGGATGATGAGGGTTCGCGCCGACCGGTATCGATTCGTTCCGAACACTTTGATACCCTCGAAGTGTTCGAGAATGCAAGCTATGCTAAGCGCTATGATGTTATGCTTCGGCATCTTATGCAGGAACGCCTGTATGATGCCGGCACGCTTCTCCTATCGTCTAAAGAAGAAGGGCCGAGTGGCATCTACACCGAGTTGGGTCCACCGACCGGCCTTAAGCGCCTGGTCAGCGGATTGGCTGGTCATGTGGCCACTTCCTCAGTAACCTGA
- a CDS encoding DUF3078 domain-containing protein, which translates to MLVRLWLLLLAAGGFLSSPLYAMPADTTWSFGLSGEVAGSQAAYRNWQSGSTSSLMLKGALDARAVHAGQPWHTTIKSHLAFGVLRRDEERLQTADDVIHVQVLSDYRTNDSIDDLLNPTLGASARTQFAKGFNFSQNPYPAGHPRADADLPVVISRFLSPAYFTQSVGLTYSYAPVLEVRVGGAAKQTMVLDDSVRVLYNLQTSQAVRFEAGAEVSSKLQYGITSNIRYNSALDLFFAFNQSDTPPDMSWEHTLKLTVNDWMHTNVLFVALFDRDTSRALQLKQRLSVAVSFDII; encoded by the coding sequence TTGCTGGTTCGCCTGTGGCTGCTCCTCTTAGCCGCCGGTGGCTTTCTGAGCAGCCCGCTCTACGCGATGCCCGCTGATACTACCTGGTCGTTTGGTCTATCGGGCGAGGTGGCGGGCTCGCAGGCGGCGTACCGGAACTGGCAGAGCGGAAGCACAAGCTCCCTCATGTTAAAAGGCGCCCTCGATGCCCGCGCGGTGCATGCGGGGCAGCCCTGGCACACCACCATCAAGAGCCACCTGGCATTTGGCGTCCTGCGGCGCGACGAGGAGCGGCTGCAAACCGCCGATGACGTGATCCACGTTCAGGTGCTGTCCGATTACCGCACCAACGACTCGATCGACGACCTCCTCAACCCGACGCTCGGAGCCAGCGCGCGCACGCAGTTCGCCAAAGGGTTCAACTTCTCCCAAAATCCCTATCCGGCCGGTCATCCGCGGGCCGATGCCGACCTCCCCGTCGTAATATCGCGGTTTCTATCGCCTGCGTATTTCACGCAATCGGTCGGGCTTACGTACAGCTACGCGCCGGTGCTGGAGGTGCGTGTGGGCGGCGCTGCAAAACAGACGATGGTGCTCGATGATAGCGTGCGCGTGCTGTACAACCTGCAAACGTCGCAGGCCGTACGCTTTGAGGCGGGCGCCGAGGTGTCCTCGAAGCTCCAGTACGGCATCACATCAAACATTCGCTACAACAGCGCCCTGGATCTCTTCTTCGCGTTCAACCAGTCGGATACGCCGCCCGACATGAGCTGGGAGCATACGCTGAAGCTCACCGTGAACGATTGGATGCACACCAACGTCCTCTTTGTGGCGCTGTTTGACCGTGACACCAGCCGCGCGCTGCAGCTCAAACAACGCCTCTCGGTGGCGGTCTCTTTCGATATTATCTGA
- the hpt gene encoding hypoxanthine phosphoribosyltransferase → MPAHDLTDVTASSDEHTIQCRGERFRRYLTAQDIQARTAELGATISSDYRNTTPILVSVLNGAFMFTADLMRGITIDCEVDFLKLSSYGDAKVSSGEVTELKRIDANIEGRDVIIVEDIVDTGLSMEYIIEKLRPLKPNSLRVCTLLHKPASTQHNVPLDYVGFQIPDLFVIGYGLDYGQIARNLPDIYILDK, encoded by the coding sequence ATGCCCGCCCACGATCTTACCGACGTCACGGCTTCTTCCGACGAGCACACCATCCAATGCCGCGGCGAGCGGTTTCGGCGTTACCTTACCGCGCAGGATATTCAGGCCCGCACTGCCGAACTTGGGGCCACCATCAGCAGCGATTACCGCAATACGACGCCCATTCTGGTGAGCGTGCTGAACGGCGCGTTCATGTTTACCGCCGACCTGATGCGGGGCATCACCATCGACTGCGAGGTCGATTTCCTGAAGCTCTCGTCCTACGGCGATGCCAAGGTGTCGAGCGGCGAGGTGACCGAGCTGAAGCGCATCGATGCCAACATTGAAGGGCGCGACGTGATTATCGTGGAAGACATTGTCGACACGGGCCTTTCCATGGAGTACATCATAGAGAAGCTGCGCCCCTTAAAGCCCAACTCGCTGCGGGTGTGCACGCTGCTCCATAAACCGGCGTCTACACAACACAACGTGCCCCTCGACTACGTGGGGTTTCAGATTCCCGACCTGTTCGTGATCGGGTACGGGCTGGACTACGGCCAGATCGCGCGCAATCTGCCCGACATCTACATCTTGGATAAATGA
- a CDS encoding ABC transporter ATP-binding protein codes for MADLLLEAKDLVKQYDTGGDEPLEVLSGVSLQVRTGEIVSIVGESGSGKSTLLHLLGALDRPTSGTVTFRGNDLFTKDDEALAAFRNRSIGFVFQFHHLLPEFTALENVAMPALIQQRALASVEGRARELLDLLGLSERASHRPQQLSGGEKQRVAVARALMNAPDVVLMDEPTGNLDARTAEPLHAEIQRLRRELDQTFVIVTHNASLAGIAGRTLHLVYGTLHRNAPASSASAGA; via the coding sequence ATGGCCGATCTTCTACTGGAAGCGAAGGACCTCGTGAAGCAGTACGACACCGGCGGCGATGAGCCGCTGGAGGTGCTTTCGGGCGTATCGCTGCAGGTGCGCACCGGCGAAATTGTGTCGATTGTTGGCGAGAGCGGATCGGGGAAGTCGACCCTGCTGCACCTGCTGGGCGCGCTGGACCGGCCGACCAGCGGCACGGTTACCTTCCGCGGCAACGACCTCTTTACGAAAGATGACGAGGCGCTGGCGGCCTTCCGCAATCGGTCGATTGGATTTGTTTTTCAGTTTCACCACTTGCTGCCGGAATTTACCGCGCTGGAGAACGTGGCCATGCCGGCGCTCATCCAGCAGCGGGCGTTGGCGTCGGTGGAAGGGCGGGCGCGCGAGCTGCTCGATCTGCTGGGGTTATCCGAGCGGGCGTCGCACCGGCCGCAGCAGCTGTCGGGCGGCGAAAAGCAGCGTGTGGCCGTGGCGCGTGCCCTCATGAACGCGCCGGATGTGGTGCTCATGGACGAACCCACCGGCAACCTGGACGCCCGCACGGCCGAGCCGCTGCATGCCGAAATTCAGCGGCTGCGCCGCGAGCTCGATCAAACGTTCGTCATTGTGACGCATAACGCGAGCCTGGCGGGCATCGCGGGGCGCACGCTGCATCTTGTGTACGGCACCTTGCACCGCAACGCTCCCGCATCTTCGGCCTCGGCCGGCGCGTAG
- the nadA gene encoding quinolinate synthase NadA yields MPATATLDPALGFVDEPVDPTLNLVDAIQDLKAEKNALLLAHYYQEAAIQDLADYVGDSLGLAREAAATDAEIIVFSGVHFMAESAKILNPEKKVLLPDLNAGCSLADTCPPEAFADFCAQYPDHTVITYVNSSAAVKALSDIICTSSSAAHIINQVPDDQPILFAPDRNLGEYLIKETGRDMVLWDGVCIVHETFSEKRILRLKTRHPDAEVLAHPECRDAVLQHADFVGSTSQIRRYARENGPAAFIVATEEGILHQMAKDCPDNNLIPAPPESGCNCSQCPHMRLNTLEKLYLCLKHEQPEITMEEQLRREALQPIERMLELSQGVK; encoded by the coding sequence ATGCCTGCAACAGCTACGCTTGATCCGGCCCTTGGCTTTGTCGACGAGCCGGTTGACCCTACGCTGAACCTCGTTGACGCCATCCAGGACCTCAAAGCGGAGAAAAACGCCCTCCTGCTGGCGCATTACTATCAGGAGGCGGCCATCCAAGACCTGGCCGACTACGTGGGCGACTCGCTGGGTCTCGCGCGCGAGGCGGCCGCCACTGATGCCGAGATCATCGTCTTCTCGGGCGTGCACTTCATGGCCGAGTCAGCCAAGATCTTGAATCCGGAGAAGAAGGTGCTGCTGCCCGACCTAAACGCCGGGTGCTCGCTGGCCGACACGTGTCCGCCCGAGGCGTTTGCCGACTTCTGCGCGCAGTACCCCGATCACACGGTCATCACGTACGTCAACAGCTCGGCGGCGGTGAAGGCGCTCTCCGACATCATCTGCACGTCGTCCAGCGCGGCGCACATCATCAACCAGGTGCCGGACGATCAGCCGATCCTGTTTGCCCCCGATCGCAACCTGGGCGAGTACCTGATCAAGGAGACGGGCCGCGACATGGTGCTGTGGGACGGCGTATGCATCGTACACGAGACGTTTAGCGAAAAGCGGATCCTGCGCCTCAAGACGCGACACCCCGATGCCGAGGTGCTCGCGCATCCGGAGTGCCGCGACGCGGTGTTGCAGCACGCCGACTTTGTGGGGTCCACGAGCCAGATCCGGCGCTACGCCCGCGAGAACGGTCCGGCCGCGTTCATAGTGGCCACCGAGGAGGGCATCTTGCACCAGATGGCGAAAGACTGCCCGGACAACAATCTCATTCCGGCGCCGCCCGAGAGCGGATGCAACTGCAGCCAGTGCCCGCACATGCGCCTGAATACGCTGGAGAAGCTGTACCTGTGCCTGAAGCATGAGCAGCCGGAAATTACGATGGAGGAGCAGTTGCGCCGCGAGGCGCTACAGCCCATCGAGCGGATGCTGGAGTTGAGCCAGGGGGTGAAATAG
- a CDS encoding acetylglutamate kinase: MPTLHLVYLDRDHLSDPVFLNTLAQTFAKVPPAQRTPMVLVHGSGEKVERTLEADGRLVERTDAGTLPVTDPADRQLVERAVRETNKQILSALADEVVPAVGIQGTDRGVLRRTDDGGLTTGPLGWVEALLSQHVLPVMSTLAPPQANQSTAEEAAPAQVLQALAKGWSDRYAPVLTFIQRADWSAVPDGLSADALDASAYSEPAVVRSCLHAAPIRLTRLEALLNGDSASQTPVGE; encoded by the coding sequence ATGCCTACGCTTCACCTTGTGTACCTCGACCGCGACCACCTGAGCGACCCGGTGTTTCTGAACACCTTGGCCCAAACGTTTGCGAAGGTGCCCCCGGCCCAGCGCACGCCCATGGTGCTCGTGCATGGATCGGGCGAGAAGGTAGAGCGCACGCTTGAAGCCGACGGCCGCCTCGTCGAGCGCACGGATGCCGGCACCCTGCCCGTAACCGACCCTGCCGACCGTCAACTGGTCGAGCGCGCCGTGCGGGAGACGAATAAACAAATTTTGAGCGCCCTCGCCGATGAGGTAGTGCCCGCGGTGGGCATCCAGGGCACCGACCGCGGGGTGCTGCGGCGCACCGACGACGGCGGCCTCACCACCGGCCCGCTCGGCTGGGTGGAAGCGCTCCTCTCGCAGCATGTGTTGCCCGTCATGTCCACGCTCGCGCCGCCCCAAGCCAACCAGTCCACTGCCGAGGAGGCCGCCCCCGCGCAGGTGCTGCAGGCGCTGGCCAAAGGCTGGAGCGACCGCTACGCGCCCGTCCTCACCTTCATTCAGCGGGCAGACTGGAGCGCCGTCCCCGATGGGCTCTCGGCCGATGCGCTCGACGCCTCGGCATACAGCGAGCCCGCCGTCGTTCGGTCGTGCCTCCACGCGGCGCCCATCCGCCTCACACGCCTCGAAGCCCTCCTGAACGGCGATTCAGCGTCTCAAACGCCGGTGGGGGAGTGA
- the tilS gene encoding tRNA lysidine(34) synthetase TilS produces MRTATTTSELETHVVRYIDAHQLIPDGARVVVGVSGGVDSMVLAHVLLHLGYSIVVAHVNYGLRDGADGDETFVRNWCASQTPAVPCHVTRSNVKQWAKHQDTSIQDAARDIRYAFMTDLAQQTDAPVVAVAHHRFDQAETFLLQLFRGAGVEGLAGMPPRRPLKHDAERHLVRPLLELSREDIEAYATSQGINWRTDPSNETTKYARGTVRNQLLPRIQQSFPGARGHIAHAAELLRDYLVETLQPALRARFQKHYDDRPDGGWLALEALRGQPTVWRHRLILEALRTALPQAPYATETAETIEELVDAQVGRHVDFGAGMVWREREGLYFVPHDAVPARLSARPVPFDTAIELPHGRLLVEERGAPPDTLQMTTPLIAHADADALSGALTVRTWQEGDRLQPLGMADGHKRVSDLLTDMKVPSHRRDGVLVLCDEEKIVWVVGYRLNHAVRVRPHTRRCVRITFHPDEKR; encoded by the coding sequence ATGCGTACTGCCACGACGACGTCCGAACTGGAGACGCACGTCGTGCGGTACATCGACGCGCACCAGCTCATCCCCGACGGCGCGCGCGTGGTCGTGGGCGTTAGCGGCGGGGTCGACTCCATGGTCCTCGCCCATGTCCTGCTGCACCTGGGCTACAGCATCGTGGTGGCGCACGTCAACTACGGCCTGCGCGACGGCGCCGATGGCGACGAAACGTTCGTGCGCAACTGGTGCGCGAGCCAAACGCCCGCGGTGCCGTGCCACGTCACGCGCTCCAACGTCAAGCAGTGGGCCAAACACCAAGACACCAGCATTCAGGACGCCGCCCGCGACATCCGCTACGCGTTCATGACGGATCTGGCCCAGCAGACGGACGCCCCGGTGGTGGCGGTGGCGCATCATCGCTTCGATCAAGCCGAAACCTTTCTGTTGCAGCTGTTTCGGGGCGCGGGCGTAGAGGGCCTCGCGGGCATGCCGCCCCGCCGCCCACTCAAGCACGATGCCGAACGCCACCTGGTGCGCCCGCTCCTGGAGCTCTCGCGGGAAGACATCGAGGCGTATGCCACGTCGCAAGGCATCAACTGGCGCACCGACCCCTCCAACGAGACCACGAAGTATGCCCGCGGCACCGTGCGCAATCAGCTGCTGCCGCGCATCCAACAGTCGTTTCCCGGTGCCCGCGGCCACATCGCCCACGCGGCCGAGCTGCTGCGCGACTACCTGGTCGAGACGCTGCAGCCGGCGCTGCGCGCCCGCTTCCAGAAGCATTACGACGATCGCCCCGATGGCGGCTGGCTGGCCCTAGAGGCCCTGCGCGGACAGCCCACGGTGTGGCGTCATCGTCTCATCCTGGAGGCGCTCCGCACGGCGCTTCCGCAGGCCCCGTACGCCACCGAAACCGCAGAAACGATCGAGGAACTGGTTGATGCGCAGGTGGGGCGCCACGTCGACTTTGGGGCGGGGATGGTGTGGCGCGAGCGCGAAGGGCTCTACTTTGTGCCGCACGATGCGGTGCCCGCGCGCCTCTCAGCCCGCCCGGTGCCCTTCGATACGGCCATCGAGCTTCCGCACGGCCGTCTGCTGGTGGAAGAACGCGGCGCGCCGCCCGACACGCTCCAAATGACCACGCCCCTCATCGCGCATGCCGATGCCGATGCCCTCAGCGGGGCGCTCACCGTGCGCACGTGGCAAGAGGGCGATCGGCTGCAGCCGCTGGGCATGGCCGACGGGCATAAGCGCGTCAGCGACCTGTTAACAGACATGAAGGTGCCGTCGCACCGGCGCGACGGGGTGCTCGTGCTGTGCGATGAAGAAAAAATTGTGTGGGTGGTGGGCTATCGCCTGAACCATGCCGTGCGCGTCCGCCCACACACCCGCCGCTGCGTGCGCATCACGTTCCACCCCGATGAAAAACGATAG
- a CDS encoding aldehyde dehydrogenase family protein → MSTFQNCIDGAWVDAATGDTFTSTNPADTTDTIGTFPASGAADVDRAVAAARAALPDWRATPAPQRGTILRRIGDLLTERKAALAQAMTREMGKTVAETKGDVQEAIDTAYYAASETRRLFGHTVPSELPDKFNMAIRRPVGVCGIITAWNFPVAVPTWKIFPALAAGNTMVYKPSEESPHCGVLLVEILHDAGVPDGVINLVHGGGPAGQHLVAHDDVDAISFTGSSETGKAIGEVCGRTNKRVSLEMGGKNPMIVMDDADLDLALEGVLWGAFGTTGQRCTATSRLILHEAIHDTFVDMLTEAAQALTLGDGRTDGIDVGPLINEGALQKVQHYVAVGQEEGATLALGGSRVTGDGRDNGFFFAPTVFTDVTPAMTIAQEEIFGPVLSVFKVSSYEEAVDVANNTRYGLSSSIYTENVRHSFRAMHDLEAGITYVNGPTIGAEAHMPFGGVKETGNGHRDGGWTVFDFFTEWKTVYVDFSGELQKAQMDNVDD, encoded by the coding sequence ATGTCTACGTTTCAGAACTGTATCGACGGTGCTTGGGTAGATGCCGCCACCGGCGACACCTTTACGAGCACAAATCCGGCCGACACCACCGATACCATTGGCACGTTTCCGGCCTCTGGCGCAGCAGACGTAGACCGCGCGGTGGCGGCCGCGCGGGCGGCACTGCCGGATTGGCGCGCAACGCCCGCGCCCCAGCGGGGCACGATCTTGCGGCGCATCGGCGACCTGCTCACCGAGCGGAAGGCCGCGTTGGCCCAGGCCATGACGCGCGAGATGGGCAAAACCGTGGCCGAGACGAAGGGCGACGTGCAGGAAGCCATCGACACGGCGTACTACGCGGCCAGCGAGACGCGCCGCCTCTTTGGGCACACCGTGCCGAGCGAGCTGCCGGACAAGTTTAACATGGCCATTCGGCGGCCCGTGGGCGTGTGTGGCATCATCACGGCGTGGAACTTTCCGGTGGCCGTGCCCACGTGGAAGATCTTCCCGGCGCTCGCGGCCGGCAACACGATGGTGTACAAGCCCAGCGAAGAGTCGCCCCACTGCGGCGTGCTGCTCGTGGAGATTTTGCACGACGCCGGCGTGCCGGACGGCGTCATCAACCTGGTGCATGGCGGGGGCCCGGCCGGGCAACACCTCGTGGCGCACGACGACGTCGACGCCATCTCGTTCACCGGCTCCTCGGAAACGGGCAAGGCCATCGGCGAAGTGTGCGGGCGCACCAACAAGCGCGTATCGCTGGAGATGGGCGGCAAGAACCCGATGATCGTCATGGACGACGCCGACCTCGACCTGGCCCTGGAGGGCGTGCTGTGGGGCGCCTTTGGCACCACCGGCCAGCGCTGCACGGCCACGAGCCGGCTCATCCTGCACGAGGCCATCCACGACACGTTCGTCGACATGCTTACCGAAGCAGCACAGGCGCTCACGCTGGGCGACGGCCGCACCGACGGCATCGACGTCGGCCCGCTCATCAACGAGGGGGCGCTGCAAAAGGTGCAGCACTATGTGGCCGTCGGGCAGGAAGAAGGCGCAACGCTCGCCCTGGGCGGATCGCGGGTGACGGGCGACGGCCGCGACAACGGTTTCTTCTTTGCGCCCACGGTGTTCACCGACGTGACGCCAGCGATGACCATCGCGCAAGAAGAAATCTTCGGCCCGGTGCTCTCCGTCTTTAAGGTGTCGTCCTATGAAGAGGCCGTCGACGTGGCGAACAACACGCGCTACGGGTTGTCGTCGAGCATCTACACCGAGAACGTGCGGCACAGCTTCCGGGCCATGCACGACCTGGAGGCCGGCATCACGTACGTCAACGGCCCGACCATCGGGGCCGAGGCGCACATGCCCTTCGGCGGCGTGAAGGAGACGGGCAACGGGCACCGCGACGGCGGCTGGACGGTGTTCGACTTCTTCACCGAATGGAAAACCGTGTACGTCGACTTCTCGGGCGAGCTCCAAAAAGCCCAGATGGACAACGTAGACGACTGA